A part of Olleya sp. Bg11-27 genomic DNA contains:
- a CDS encoding type I phosphomannose isomerase catalytic subunit: MKLYPLKFQPIYKHKLWGGEKLKTELGKNFTDKNIGESWEISDVKNDENKVLEGPLKGFTLKQLIKQYESDFLGQSVYNDFGNDFPLLIKFIDAKTPLSIQVHPSNNISQKRHNSFGKNEMWYVMQAEKEAELIVGFKKEITPNEYETHLKDNTILEVMHHELVSKGDTFHIPTGLVHAIGSGVLLAEIQQTSDITYRIYDYDRIEKSTGLKRELHTELAKDVIDFSVHKKYKTNYKTVKNESNTLIHSPYFKTNFLQVEGILKKDYSSLDSFIIYICVDGSMTIEWKNETYTLKKGETILLPATIQNISLSSRDCQLLEVYL, from the coding sequence ATGAAATTATACCCTTTAAAATTCCAACCCATTTATAAACATAAATTATGGGGAGGAGAAAAACTAAAGACCGAACTTGGTAAAAATTTTACCGACAAAAACATTGGTGAATCATGGGAGATTTCTGATGTTAAAAATGATGAAAACAAAGTTTTAGAAGGCCCTTTAAAAGGGTTTACACTCAAACAATTGATCAAACAATACGAAAGTGATTTCTTAGGCCAATCTGTCTACAACGATTTTGGCAACGATTTTCCGCTATTAATTAAATTTATTGATGCCAAAACACCGCTATCGATACAAGTACATCCAAGCAATAATATTTCACAAAAACGTCATAACTCATTTGGAAAAAATGAAATGTGGTATGTTATGCAAGCTGAAAAAGAAGCAGAATTAATTGTTGGGTTTAAAAAAGAAATCACTCCCAATGAATATGAAACACATCTAAAAGACAATACTATATTAGAAGTGATGCATCACGAACTAGTAAGTAAAGGTGACACGTTTCACATACCAACAGGACTGGTCCATGCCATTGGTTCCGGTGTATTACTTGCCGAAATACAACAAACCTCTGATATCACCTATCGTATTTATGATTACGACAGGATAGAAAAAAGCACAGGCTTAAAAAGAGAACTACACACAGAACTAGCTAAAGATGTTATTGATTTTTCTGTACATAAGAAATACAAAACCAACTATAAAACAGTCAAAAACGAATCTAACACTTTAATCCATTCCCCTTATTTCAAAACAAACTTCTTACAAGTTGAAGGCATTTTAAAAAAAGACTATTCATCCTTAGATTCTTTTATTATTTACATTTGCGTCGACGGAAGTATGACTATAGAATGGAAAAACGAAACCTATACTCTAAAAAAAGGAGAAACTATATTACTTCCCGCAACTATTCAAAACATTTCTTTATCTTCAAGAGATTGTCAATTACTAGAAGTCTATTTATAA
- a CDS encoding HupE/UreJ family protein — MLQDFWIHVQYGINHVLDINAYDHVLFLIVLSVPYLFNDWKRVFLLVTMFTVGHTISLVLASYGMVKIDGNLIEFLIPITIFIVAIYNVFTAGKTAKSQKIGLLFVSTLFFGLVHGFGFAREFRMSLDKGDSKLLRLFEFALGIEIAQIIIVFIILFLGYIFQTVFRFSKRDWVMVISAIVIGLVIPMLLNSPFLN, encoded by the coding sequence ATGCTTCAAGACTTTTGGATACATGTGCAATATGGAATTAATCATGTGTTAGATATTAATGCGTATGACCATGTTTTATTTTTAATAGTTTTATCTGTTCCTTATCTTTTTAATGATTGGAAGCGTGTATTTTTGTTGGTAACCATGTTTACCGTTGGTCATACTATTTCTTTGGTATTAGCAAGTTATGGGATGGTAAAAATAGATGGTAATTTAATCGAGTTTCTAATACCAATTACTATTTTTATTGTAGCGATTTATAATGTATTTACTGCGGGAAAAACGGCTAAAAGTCAGAAAATAGGACTATTGTTTGTTTCTACATTGTTTTTTGGACTCGTTCATGGTTTTGGTTTTGCAAGAGAATTTAGAATGAGCCTTGATAAAGGAGATAGCAAATTGCTTAGATTGTTCGAGTTTGCTTTAGGTATTGAAATAGCGCAAATTATAATTGTTTTTATAATTCTTTTCTTAGGTTACATTTTTCAAACAGTGTTTAGGTTTTCTAAACGAGATTGGGTTATGGTAATTTCTGCGATTGTCATTGGATTGGTTATTCCGATGCTTCTAAATAGTCCTTTTTTAAATTAA
- a CDS encoding deoxycytidylate deaminase produces the protein MSEQKQLKYDKAYLRIATEWGKLSSCKRKQVGALIVKDRMIISDGYNGTPSGFDNFCEDDEGYTKWYVLHAEANAILKVASSTQSCKGATLYITMSPCKDCSKLIHQAGIIRVVYNQGYKDDSGLKFLEKAGIELELIQELEE, from the coding sequence ATGTCAGAACAAAAACAACTAAAATACGATAAAGCTTATCTAAGAATTGCTACGGAATGGGGAAAATTATCTTCTTGTAAGCGTAAGCAAGTTGGGGCTTTAATAGTTAAGGATAGAATGATAATATCCGATGGTTATAATGGTACACCTAGTGGTTTTGATAATTTTTGTGAAGATGATGAGGGGTATACAAAATGGTATGTGCTACATGCAGAGGCTAATGCAATCTTGAAAGTTGCCTCTTCTACTCAATCTTGTAAGGGTGCTACGTTGTATATCACGATGTCGCCTTGTAAAGATTGTAGTAAATTAATACATCAGGCTGGTATTATACGTGTGGTGTATAATCAAGGCTATAAAGATGATTCCGGTCTTAAATTTTTAGAAAAAGCAGGGATAGAGTTGGAACTAATTCAAGAATTAGAAGAGTAA
- a CDS encoding S41 family peptidase, giving the protein MAKTKIYFPFIIGVAIAAGIFIGGKLNFGDTSDKLFTSNSKKDKLNRLIDYIDYEYVEEVNTDSIVDVTVNGILKNLDPHSVYIPKEDMQKVTENMKGKFVGIGINFYTFKDTITVIKTIENGPSALVGIVGGDRIVSANGESLLGGGYNNDTLVDKLKGERYSKLLLKVFRKGEPDLLTFNVTRDEVSIKSVDAAYMLTDKLGYIKINRFAESTYKEFKKALLKLKAEGATDLALDLRENPGGFLEIAVNIIDEFLEDDKLIVYTRNKKGKEDRSYATKKGDFEKGHVYVMIDENSASASEIVAGALQDNDKGTIVGRRSYGKGLVQREMTLGDGSAVRLTVSKYYTPTGRSIQRSYASGNTDYYDDFADRLNRGELLDEKKIEVSDSLKFTTPKGKVVYGGGGIIPDVFVPYDTQMQNETLTFLERRGYLNNFIFEELEKEREGYNDMSREEFFENFTISDDIVSALEDFLKLKTRSNIVFVAYKDEVKYYLKATLGEQLYGFGAYFKILNKHDVMIDKVVQLSQASTN; this is encoded by the coding sequence ATGGCTAAAACCAAAATATATTTTCCATTTATCATTGGTGTTGCAATAGCGGCAGGGATTTTTATTGGAGGTAAGTTGAATTTTGGAGACACATCGGATAAGTTATTTACATCTAATAGTAAAAAAGATAAGTTAAATAGACTTATTGATTATATTGATTACGAGTATGTTGAAGAGGTTAATACAGATAGTATTGTTGATGTGACGGTTAATGGTATTTTGAAAAATTTAGATCCACATTCAGTATATATTCCTAAAGAAGATATGCAGAAGGTTACCGAGAATATGAAAGGTAAGTTTGTGGGTATAGGAATAAATTTTTACACCTTTAAGGATACAATTACGGTTATCAAAACGATCGAAAACGGTCCGAGTGCTCTGGTAGGAATCGTAGGTGGTGATAGGATTGTGTCAGCTAATGGAGAGTCGCTTCTTGGCGGTGGGTATAATAATGATACGCTTGTAGATAAACTTAAGGGGGAGCGCTATTCTAAGTTATTGTTAAAAGTTTTTAGAAAAGGAGAGCCTGATTTGTTGACCTTTAATGTGACAAGAGATGAGGTGTCTATTAAAAGTGTAGATGCGGCTTATATGCTGACTGATAAGCTGGGCTATATCAAAATTAATCGTTTTGCTGAAAGTACTTATAAGGAGTTTAAAAAAGCTTTATTAAAGTTGAAAGCAGAAGGCGCAACTGATTTGGCTTTGGATTTAAGAGAAAATCCGGGCGGTTTTTTAGAAATTGCTGTTAATATTATAGACGAGTTTTTAGAAGACGATAAGTTAATTGTGTATACAAGAAATAAAAAAGGTAAAGAAGATCGTAGTTACGCGACAAAAAAAGGTGATTTTGAAAAAGGCCATGTTTATGTTATGATTGACGAGAATTCGGCTTCTGCTTCAGAGATTGTTGCTGGTGCCTTACAAGATAATGATAAAGGGACGATCGTTGGAAGACGGTCTTACGGAAAAGGATTGGTGCAACGTGAAATGACTTTAGGCGATGGAAGCGCAGTACGTTTGACAGTGTCTAAATATTATACGCCAACAGGGCGTTCTATTCAACGGTCTTACGCAAGTGGTAATACCGATTATTACGATGATTTTGCAGATCGTTTAAATAGAGGGGAGTTATTAGACGAGAAAAAAATAGAAGTGTCCGACTCTTTAAAGTTTACTACGCCAAAAGGAAAAGTAGTGTATGGTGGAGGGGGGATAATTCCTGATGTTTTTGTACCGTACGATACACAAATGCAAAATGAAACGTTGACTTTTTTAGAAAGAAGAGGGTATTTGAATAATTTTATTTTTGAGGAATTAGAGAAAGAACGAGAGGGTTATAATGATATGTCGAGAGAAGAGTTTTTTGAAAACTTTACAATAAGCGATGACATTGTAAGCGCTTTAGAGGACTTCTTAAAACTAAAAACAAGGTCAAATATTGTTTTTGTTGCCTATAAGGATGAGGTTAAGTATTATTTAAAAGCGACTTTGGGAGAGCAGTTATATGGTTTTGGTGCTTATTTTAAAATATTAAATAAACATGATGTCATGATCGATAAGGTTGTGCAGTTGAGTCAGGCGTCTACTAATTAA
- a CDS encoding FAD-dependent oxidoreductase, translated as MSFDTLIIGGGAAGLSCALILGSGLNKPFADGKKVAIITHQKTSHLQNALFNNVLGLKPGTLGKDILNDGKLQLANLYPKVIQIGNEKVEEITDSEFGFKVTTNKTTYISKRVVIAVGYTNLLNIKGLESYIKAHPKAAIEKDRIWLENTDHLIKDNLYVAGTLAGWRSQFAIASGSGAHVGTDILTLWNSGKHTKIHDKS; from the coding sequence ATGTCATTTGATACTTTAATAATTGGTGGCGGAGCAGCTGGCCTATCTTGCGCTTTAATTTTAGGATCTGGATTAAACAAACCATTTGCCGATGGTAAAAAGGTTGCCATAATCACTCATCAAAAAACCTCACATTTACAAAACGCATTGTTTAATAACGTTTTAGGACTAAAACCCGGCACTTTAGGAAAAGATATTTTAAACGATGGAAAACTCCAATTAGCTAATTTGTATCCCAAAGTCATACAAATTGGCAATGAAAAAGTCGAAGAAATCACAGATTCTGAATTTGGATTTAAAGTCACTACTAACAAAACAACTTATATTTCAAAACGTGTTGTCATAGCTGTTGGTTATACTAATTTACTGAACATAAAAGGACTAGAAAGCTACATCAAAGCACACCCAAAAGCTGCTATAGAAAAAGACAGAATTTGGCTAGAGAATACCGATCACTTAATTAAAGACAATCTATATGTTGCTGGAACCTTAGCCGGTTGGAGAAGCCAATTTGCTATTGCTTCTGGAAGCGGAGCACACGTTGGCACAGACATTTTAACCCTTTGGAATAGCGGAAAGCACACCAAAATACATGATAAATCTTAA
- a CDS encoding MarC family protein → MTINFKEIFTVFMVLFAVIDIVGNIPIIIDLRKKVGHIQSEKASIIAGTILIAFLFLGNSILELIGINVSSFAVAGSFILFFIALEMILGITLYKEEETNPITASVFPLAFPLIAGPGSLTTLLSLRAEYDIKNIIIAVILNVLVIYFVLKTSRRIERLIGQNGINIIRKVFGVILLAIAVKLFTDNIKVLLA, encoded by the coding sequence ATGACTATAAATTTTAAAGAAATATTTACGGTATTCATGGTTCTTTTTGCAGTCATCGACATTGTTGGTAACATTCCAATAATCATTGATTTACGCAAAAAAGTAGGACACATACAAAGTGAAAAAGCGTCTATTATTGCTGGAACCATATTAATTGCTTTCCTTTTTTTAGGAAACAGCATACTTGAACTTATTGGTATTAACGTCAGCTCTTTTGCGGTAGCGGGTTCTTTTATTTTGTTTTTTATTGCGCTAGAAATGATCCTAGGTATTACCTTATATAAAGAGGAAGAAACCAACCCAATAACAGCCTCTGTATTTCCTTTAGCCTTTCCATTAATCGCAGGACCAGGAAGCTTAACAACCTTATTATCTTTACGTGCAGAATATGACATCAAAAACATCATTATAGCTGTTATACTAAATGTACTTGTTATTTATTTTGTCCTAAAAACATCTAGACGCATAGAGCGTTTGATTGGACAAAACGGAATAAACATTATCAGGAAAGTATTTGGCGTCATATTGTTAGCCATAGCTGTAAAACTGTTTACAGACAATATCAAAGTTCTTTTAGCCTAA
- a CDS encoding DUF3109 family protein: MFQLGKTIVSEAIIEKDFVCNLSACKGACCVEGDAGAPLSKEESQILKDIYPKVKPYLREEGIAAIEAQGTSIVTGFGDLETPLVNGAECAYVIFDDKKTALCAIEQVYNDGEVDWKKPVSCHLYPIRVKEYTEFSAVNYDKWEICDDACSLGKELQVPVYKFVKEALIRKFGEDWYTELEKVASKMSR; this comes from the coding sequence ATGTTTCAATTAGGTAAAACAATAGTGTCTGAAGCAATAATAGAAAAAGACTTTGTCTGCAACTTGTCTGCATGCAAGGGGGCATGTTGTGTTGAAGGAGATGCAGGTGCGCCTTTAAGTAAAGAGGAGTCACAGATTTTAAAAGATATTTACCCTAAGGTAAAACCTTATTTGCGTGAAGAGGGGATTGCAGCTATTGAGGCGCAAGGAACCTCCATTGTAACTGGTTTTGGAGATCTAGAAACACCTTTAGTTAATGGGGCAGAATGTGCTTATGTTATTTTTGACGATAAAAAAACAGCGCTTTGTGCTATAGAACAAGTTTATAACGATGGTGAGGTGGATTGGAAAAAGCCAGTTTCTTGTCATTTGTACCCAATTAGAGTTAAGGAGTATACTGAGTTTTCTGCTGTTAATTATGACAAATGGGAAATTTGTGACGATGCCTGTTCTTTGGGTAAAGAATTGCAAGTTCCAGTTTATAAATTTGTAAAAGAAGCTTTAATTAGAAAATTTGGTGAAGATTGGTATACTGAATTGGAGAAAGTTGCTAGTAAAATGTCAAGGTAA
- a CDS encoding ribonucleotide-diphosphate reductase subunit beta, whose translation MSQEVEPILAENKDRFVIFPIQHHDLWEWYKKSMASIWTAEEIDLHQDISDWTEKLTDDERYFIKHVLAFFAASDGIVNENLAENFVNEVQYSEAKFFYGFQIMMENIHSETYSLLIDTYVKDEKEKNGLFNAIETFPAIKKKADWALKWIDSPSFAERLIAFAAVEGIFFSGSFCSIFWLKKRGIMPGLTFSNELISRDEGMHCDFAVHLHENHLVNKVPKERIKEIIIDALNIEREFITESLPVSLIGMNANLMTQYLEFVTDSLLDDLGCDKVYNTANPFDFMEMISLQGKTNFFEKRVGDYQKAGVMNKEVDEDKYNMDFDF comes from the coding sequence ATGTCACAAGAAGTAGAACCGATTTTAGCAGAAAATAAAGATAGATTCGTGATTTTTCCAATCCAACACCATGATTTATGGGAGTGGTATAAAAAATCTATGGCTAGTATTTGGACTGCTGAAGAGATTGATTTACATCAGGATATTTCAGATTGGACTGAGAAGTTAACAGATGATGAGCGTTACTTTATCAAACACGTGCTCGCTTTTTTTGCGGCAAGTGATGGAATTGTTAACGAAAATTTAGCTGAAAATTTTGTTAACGAAGTACAGTATAGTGAAGCAAAATTCTTTTATGGTTTCCAAATTATGATGGAAAACATACACAGTGAAACATATTCGTTATTAATTGATACTTACGTTAAGGACGAAAAAGAAAAAAATGGGTTGTTTAACGCAATCGAAACTTTTCCTGCTATTAAGAAAAAAGCAGATTGGGCACTTAAATGGATTGACTCTCCAAGTTTCGCGGAACGTTTAATTGCGTTTGCAGCAGTTGAAGGGATTTTCTTTTCAGGATCATTTTGTTCTATCTTTTGGTTGAAAAAACGTGGTATTATGCCAGGTTTGACGTTTTCTAACGAATTAATATCTCGTGACGAAGGAATGCATTGTGATTTTGCAGTGCATCTACACGAAAATCACTTGGTTAATAAAGTGCCAAAAGAACGTATTAAAGAAATTATTATTGATGCTTTAAACATTGAAAGAGAGTTTATAACAGAGTCTCTTCCTGTAAGTTTAATTGGTATGAATGCTAATTTAATGACGCAATATCTTGAGTTTGTAACTGATAGTCTTTTAGACGACTTAGGTTGCGATAAGGTATACAATACCGCTAATCCATTCGATTTTATGGAAATGATTTCACTTCAAGGTAAAACCAATTTCTTTGAGAAAAGAGTGGGGGACTACCAAAAAGCAGGAGTTATGAATAAAGAAGTCGATGAAGATAAATATAATATGGATTTCGATTTTTAG